The following are encoded together in the Arcobacter aquimarinus genome:
- a CDS encoding calcium/sodium antiporter, which translates to MFLFLGAIVAGFAILVWSADKFVEGAASTAKHLGMPSLLIGILIVGFGTSAPEMVVSAIAAMEGNPGLALGNAIGSNIVNIALILGITAIVAPITVNSKIVRKEIPLLLLIVLFSGYLLFDNTLTFVEGIVLLVGFFSLIGWSIYAAIKGKGDALESEMDDELIEHEMSLKAGILWLILGLVLLIASSRLLVWGAVGVATEFGVSDLIIGLTIVALGTSLPELAASVIAARKGEHDIAIGNVVGSNMFNLLAVIGIAVVIAPMNNIPYEVLQRDWIIMLLLTIALLFMAYGFRNKEGKITRLEGFILVICYVAYNTYLGMTLTGNI; encoded by the coding sequence GCAGATAAGTTTGTAGAAGGAGCCGCTTCAACAGCTAAACATCTTGGAATGCCAAGTTTATTAATTGGTATTTTAATAGTTGGATTTGGTACAAGTGCACCTGAAATGGTGGTTTCAGCAATAGCAGCAATGGAAGGAAATCCTGGACTTGCACTTGGAAATGCAATAGGTTCAAATATTGTAAATATAGCCTTGATTTTAGGAATTACGGCAATTGTTGCGCCAATTACTGTAAATTCAAAAATAGTTAGAAAAGAGATACCACTTTTATTATTAATAGTGTTATTTTCGGGATATTTACTTTTTGATAATACTTTGACATTTGTTGAAGGGATTGTTCTTTTAGTTGGGTTTTTTAGTTTAATTGGCTGGTCTATTTATGCTGCAATTAAAGGTAAAGGTGATGCTTTAGAATCTGAAATGGATGATGAACTAATAGAACATGAAATGAGTTTAAAAGCTGGAATTCTTTGGCTTATATTAGGTCTTGTTTTATTAATAGCAAGTTCTAGACTTTTAGTTTGGGGAGCTGTTGGAGTTGCTACTGAATTTGGAGTAAGTGATTTGATAATTGGTCTTACAATTGTAGCTCTTGGAACTTCTTTACCTGAACTAGCAGCTTCAGTTATAGCTGCACGTAAAGGTGAGCATGATATTGCTATTGGAAATGTTGTTGGTTCTAATATGTTCAATCTTTTAGCAGTTATTGGAATTGCTGTGGTAATAGCTCCTATGAATAATATTCCATATGAAGTTTTACAAAGGGATTGGATAATAATGTTACTTTTAACAATAGCTCTTTTATTTATGGCTTATGGATTTAGAAATAAAGAAGGAAAAATTACAAGATTAGAAGGATTTATTCTTGTTATTTGTTATGTAGCATATAATACTTATTTAGGAATGACACTTACAGGAAATATATAA